Proteins found in one Fusarium oxysporum Fo47 chromosome V, complete sequence genomic segment:
- a CDS encoding P-loop containing nucleoside triphosphate hydrolase protein has translation MADLASRITKPDEAAADPPADSAPASTGELGQADGNIEDLGGSGLHEPEWDVEVSLSELQNNEATPFHSATTWQDLGLREDILKGLLSLNFLKPSKVQGRSLPLMLSDPPRNMLAQSQSGTGKTAAFVTAILSRVDFSKPDQPQALALAPSRELARQIEGVINAIGRFIENKKVAAAIPGALPRGEPVRASVIVGTPGTVMDIIRRRQLDVSQLRVLVLDEADNMLDQQGLGDQCLRVKNMLPKDIQVLLFSATFPENVMKYASKFAPNAHSLKLQRSELTVKGISQMFIDCPDDNTKYDILCKLYGLMTIGQSVIFVKTRESANEIQRRMVADGHKVSALHAAFDGFERDDLLSKFRQGENKVLITTNVLARGIDVSSVSMVINYDIPMKGRGDTEPDAETYLHRIGRTGRFGRVGVSISFVYDKKSFDALSKIAEQYGIDLVKLDTEDWDEAEERVKEVIKKNRAQASYAPSATEPKATEGA, from the exons ATGGCTGATCTTGCGAGCCGAATTACAAAGCCTGATGAGGCTGCTGCGGATCCTCCAGCCGACAGTGCTCCCGCCTCTACTGGCGAACTTGGTCAAGCCGACGGTAACATCGAGGACCTCGGTGGCTCTGGTCTCCATGAGCCTGAATGGGATGTCGAGGTCTCCCTGAGCGAGCTACAGAACAATGAAGCTACTCCCTTCCACTCTGCCACCACTTGGCAGGATCTTGGCCT CCGCGAGGATATTCTGAAGGGTCTCCTCAGCCTTAACTTTCTGAAGCCATCCAAGGTACAAGGCAGATCACTTCCGCTGATGCTCAGCGATCCGCCGCGAAACATGTTGGCGCAGTCCCAGTCTGGTACTGGCAAAACCGCTGCCTTTGTGACCGCGATATTGTCGCGAGTTGACTTCAGCAAACCTGACCAGCCCCAAGCTCTTGCTCTTGCACCTAGCCGAGAGCTTGCGCGACAAATTGAGGGAGTTATCAACGCCATCGGCCGCTTTATCGAGAATAAGAAGGTTGCTGCTGCGATCCCCGGCGCACTCCCTCGTGGAGAACCCGTCAGAGCTAGTGTCATTGTCGGTACTCCAGGTACAGTGATGGACATCATTCGACGCAGACAGTTAGATGTCTCTCAGCTCCGcgtccttgtccttgatgaGGCCGACAACATGCTGGATCAGCAAGGACTCGGGGACCAGTGCCTTCGGGTCAAGAA CATGCTCCCCAAGGACATTCAGGTCCTTCTTTTCTCGGCCACCTTCCCCGAGAATGTCATGAAGTATGCCAGCAAGTTCGCGCCCAACGCCCATAGTCTTAAGTTGCAGCGTAGCGAGCTCACGGTCAAGGGCATCTCTCAAATGTTCATCGACTGCCCAGATGATAACACCAAGTACGATATTCTTTGCAAGCTTTATGGATTGATGACCATCGGCCAGTCagtcatcttcgtcaag ACACGAGAAAGCGCCAACGAGATTCAGAGGCGAATGGTAGCAGATGGTCACAAGGTCTCTGCACTCCATGCCGCCTTTGATGGATTCGAGCGAGATGATCTTTTGTCCAAATTCCGCCAGGGCGAGAACAAGGTTCTCATTACCACCAACGTTTTGGCTCGTGGTATCGATGTTTCCAGTGTGTCCATGGTTATCAACTATGACATCCCCATGAAGGGAAGAGGTGACACTGAACCGGATGCCGAGACCTATCTGCACCGTATTGGCCGAACCGGTCGATTCGGCCGTGTCGGAGTCAGCATCAGCTTCGTTTACGATAAGAAAAGTTTCGATGCCTTGAGCAAGATTGCCGAGCAGTATGGTATTGACTTGGTCAAGCTCGATACTGAGGACTGGGATGAGGCGGAGGAACGAGTGAAGGAAgtcatcaagaagaacagagctCAAGCTTCGTATGCCCCTAGTGCAACTGAGCCTAAGGCTACCGAGGGTGCCTAG
- a CDS encoding ribosomal protein L22e, translating to MAPQAKKSGKAQKQTKKYIIDASQPASDKIFDVSAFEKFLQDRIKVEGRTNNLGDNVVVKQSGEGKIEITAHNELSGRYLKYLTKKFLKKQQLRDWLRVVSTSRGVYELKFFNVVNDEADEDDE from the exons ATGGCTCCTCAGGCA AAGAAGTCGGGCAAGGCCCAGAAGCAGACCAAGAAG TACATCATCGATGCTTCTCAGCCTGCCAGCGACAAGATCTTCGACGTCTCCGCTTTCGAGAAGTTCCTTCAGGACCGTATCAAGGTCGAGGGTCGCACCAACAACCTTGGTGACAACGTTGTTGTCAAGCAGTCCGGTGAGGGCAAGATCGAGATCACCGCCCACAACGAGCTCTCTGGTCGCTACCTCAAGTACCT GACCAAGAAGttcctcaagaagcagcagctccGTGACTGGCTCCGCGTCGTCTCTACCTCCCGAGGTGTCTACGagctcaagttcttcaacgTCGTTAACGACGAGGctgacgaggacgacgagtAA
- a CDS encoding uncharacterized protein (expressed protein), which yields MATDIQKGVVSSAQPQPNSPHHGLPHPEPETAIPELAIAAQTGASSEAKSSVNLSRSSSPGSVDEEQLDSTAVPRKPLEHSDADSESEVEGTENEAKTEPSSLPQTVPGKDDSHFATGDRPEHRGISVAAVSVVQPSHGYLDSEKMLETPRTVQGRGLQDKHESLEKVLGVELPAASDDGLQIESRSIASSTDDEVDRKATATAATDDESNDDLPASREISPIGIDRISAPHQPEVVEQPALEAETCQAKNARVDGTDIEVMPPHETENIGTRRTTPEIPEWPDNEPEDDRPVHRAESQGPPALTYATSSGTMRGVEDEFRALNERSPDEEQIHNYTTFVGLRDQRLPSVERPHQDLSDHMLHEVKTPDTDDTQGSEPKPVQAAEVKPLELVRPEHMAVKVVDIPSRDKGKAVASIPESPKRSSSASRSTRLSRAEPPRTFLTQQQRPRRSLRVRPVTEVYTKDPIFIPAASRPVDTKPIQRPQPPRAESEPANVPVRPPLVHRSLELQSDPSTTAVRSEKAPRPRSFQAEGESSTGHVRHDLRHPAVTIEEGLRDAAYRAAPSAGSTAEAEVQRSPSPGIVIPDADMIDLQRARTLRRTRKTSIRRAEDTLAAAVVIYATAEALSPPGSPSPFIYQRNGGLPNLEHQMDAEPNDYNFPAVSPSLRSFDDEIEELHKSNADLFTDDRSRESDSSRSDRDRDRHRRRRHSHHSNRSGGSRGEEDRERRYRGDDERRAHRPREEDEGRHRRLSHREGESRYRRHREEDETQARDSRGEADAKLRNSRGPEEPRTRGYRRDEDFRPREYRRAEEPTSRAPPPQEDEGRERRRRSSGTHPYRRHRSDTVESGPPGTPPRTPRRDSGFSADNSSGSSGRKRRAPEEQAAHDKRRAERAERRAREEASGRREPSGYREEKVSKGKEPVREPEPEPEPEPQPQPQPQPQPQPEPEPDRRHRRSRRHSNSERPRYEEPRERPREESVPPAPVPEKKFFAVKNSEGVLGSTTPPREEPVIAEPVRERTREAPLEDSPKRSSTRHRRTRPSTDEPRPRSSRRPREEPAPEPTRDRDRERERNREKSKTRDRDRDREQEPRPVKHVRMDTEDSRRKARHEERRRAQMREEDKKPSGIKGAFKKLFSKS from the coding sequence ATGGCTACAGATATTCAAAAAGGAGTCGTTTCTTCTGCTCAGCCCCAGCCCAACTCTCCACACCATGGTCTTCCGCACCCGGAACCTGAGACTGCCATTCCAGAGCTAGCTATTGCTGCCCAGACTGGGGCATCGTCTGAAGCCAAATCATCCGTCAATCTTTCTAGGTCCTCCTCACCCGGGTCTGTGGATGAGGAGCAGCTCGATAGCACCGCAGTCCCGCGTAAACCGCTTGAACACTCTGATGCCGATAGCGAATccgaggttgaagggacAGAGAACGAAGCTAAAACTGAACCATCGTCCTTACCACAGACAGTTCCTGGCAAAGACGATTCACATTTTGCTACTGGTGATAGACCGGAACACCGCGGAATATCTGTTGCTGCTGTATCTGTCGTCCAGCCAAGCCACGGCTATCTTGACTCCGAGAAGATGTTGGAAACTCCTCGTACAGTTCAAGGTCGTGGACTTCAGGATAAGCACGAATCCTTGGAAAAGGTGTTGGGTGTCGAGCTGCCAGCCGCTTCTGACGATGGACTCCAAATCGAAAGCAGGTCTATCGCCAGTTCCACAGATGACGAAGTGGATCGCAAGGCGACTGCGACAGCTGCCACCGATGATGAGAGTAACGATGACCTCCCTGCCTCAAGGGAAATCTCCCCCATTGGCATCGACAGAATTTCTGCACCACATCAGCCTGAAGTAGTGGAACAGCCAGCGCTTGAGGCAGAAACATGTCAAGCCAAAAATGCTAGAGTGGATGGTACTGATATTGAAGTAATGCCGCCTCATGAGACCGAAAATATCGGGACTCGAAGAACCACTCCTGAAATCCCTGAGTGGCCTGATAATGAACCTGAGGACGATCGACCAGTGCACCGTGCCGAGTCTCAGGGGCCACCGGCTCTTACTTATGCAACTTCATCAGGGACAATGAGgggagttgaagatgaattcAGGGCCTTGAACGAGAGAAGTCCAGATGAAGAGCAAATCCATAACTATACCACATTCGTTGGCCTTCGAGACCAACGTTTGCCATCAGTGGAGCGCCCCCATCAAGACTTGTCTGATCACATGTTGCACGAAGTCAAGACTCCTGACACGGATGACACTCAAGGTTCGGAGCCAAAGCCCGTGCAAGCCGCCGAGGTGAAACCTCTAGAACTCGTCCGACCTGAACACATGGCTGTCAAGGTTGTTGATATTCCTTCGCGCGACAAAGGCAAAGCAGTTGCTAGTATACCGGAGAGTCCAAAGAGGTCTAGCTCTGCCTCACGATCGACGCGTCTGTCCCGCGCCGAGCCGCCTCGGACATTCCTGACACAACAGCAGCGGCCACGAAGATCACTTAGGGTTCGTCCTGTGACAGAAGTTTACACTAAGGATCCAATCTTCATCCCCGCCGCGAGCCGACCAGTAGACACCAAGCCTATTCAGCGGCCTCAGCCTCCTCGTGCTGAAAGCGAACCAGCCAATGTGCCAGTTCGTCCACCGCTAGTGCATCGATCCTTGGAGTTGCAAAGCGATCCTTCAACGACGGCAGTGCGGAGTGAAAAGGCCCCCAGACCTCGTTCTTTCCAGGCCGAAGGCGAGTCGTCCACGGGCCATGTGAGGCACGATCTCAGGCATCCAGCAGTCACAATTGAAGAGGGGCTCCGAGATGCTGCGTATCGAGCTGCCCCCTCAGCTGGCTCGactgctgaggctgaagtCCAGAGATCGCCGAGCCCTGGCATCGTGATTCCAGATGCAGATATGATTGATCTACAGCGAGCCCGCACCTTACGGCGTACACGAAAGACATCAATTCGACGTGCTGAGGACACGCTGGCCGCCGCCGTAGTCATATATGCTACTGCAGAGGCCCTCAGTCCTCCCGGTAGCCCTTCACCTTTCATTTACCAAAGAAACGGGGGGCTTCCTAATCTGGAGCATCAGATGGATGCCGAGCCCAATGATTACAATTTTCCAGCCGTTTCTCCTTCCTTGAGGagctttgatgatgagatcgaAGAACTTCACAAGTCTAATGCTGACTTGTTTACAGACGATAGGAGCAGAGAATCTGACTCGTCGCGAAGCGATAGAGACAGAGATAGACATCGTAGGCGCCGACATTCTCATCACTCGAACCGCTCCGGCGGAAGCCGTGGTGAGGAGGACAGGGAGCGCAGGTATCGCGGCGACGACGAGAGGCGAGCTCATCGGCCTCgggaggaagacgagggcCGTCACCGCCGACTGTCTCACCGCGAGGGCGAGTCTCGATATCGTCGCCATcgcgaagaagatgaaacgCAAGCTCGCGACTCACGTGGTGAAGCTGACGCTAAACTGAGGAACTCTCGCGGTCCCGAAGAGCCAAGAACTAGAGGGTATCGCCGAGACGAGGACTTCCGGCCACGTGAATATAGGAGGGCTGAAGAACCAACTTCACGTGCCCCTCCCCCCCAGGAGGATGAGGGCCGAGAGCGCAGACGACGATCATCTGGTACTCATCCTTATCGACGCCATCGATCCGACACGGTCGAATCGGGCCCTCCAGGCACGCCACCCAGAACACCGCGACGAGACAGTGGCTTTTCTGCCGACAATAGTTCTGGAAGCTCTGGCCGCAAACGTCGAGCCCCTGAGGAACAGGCTGCCCACGACAAACGCAGAGCAGAAAGGGCAGAACGGCGAGCACGAGAGGAAGCTAGCGGAAGGCGTGAACCCTCGGGATATCGAGAGGAAAAGGTGAGCAAGGGCAAAGAGCCTGTTCGtgaaccagaaccagaaccagaaccagagcctcagcctcagcctcagcctcagcctcagccgcAGCCTGAACCCGAGCCGGATCGACGACATCGCCGCTCGCGTCGGCATAGCAATTCCGAGAGACCTCGATATGAAGAACCCAGGGAACGTCCTCGAGAGGAATCCGTCCCGCCTGCTCCTGTGCCTGAAAAGAAGTTCTTTGCCGTCAAGAACTCGGAGGGTGTCCTGGGCAGTACCACACCGCCACGTGAGGAGCCCGTGATCGCCGAACCTGTCAGGGAACGAACGAGGGAGGCCCCGCTGGAGGACTCACCTAAAAGGTCCTCAACACGTCATAGACGCACTCGCCCTTCTACCGATGAACCACGTCCTCGATCCTCGCGCCGCCCTCGTGAGGAGCCTGCCCCTGAGCCAACCCGAGACAGGGACAGGGAACGGGAGAGAAACAGGGAGAAGAGTAAGACGAGAGATAGggacagagacagagaacAGGAGCCTCGACCTGTCAAACACGTCAGGATGGACACGGAGGACTCTCGACGCAAAGCACGTCACGAAGAACGACGTAGAGCGCAAATGAGGGAGGAAGATAAGAAGCCATCGGGTATCAAAGGTGCGTTCAAGAAGCTGTTTAGCAAGTCTTGA
- a CDS encoding mitochondrial carrier domain-containing protein encodes MAADVQGKNMLSETETIKTQEKKTSHVSGGSGAHDYKGFVAGVFSGIAKLSVGHPFDTIKVRLQTTDPSRFSGPLQCVTQTIRNEGFRGLYKGATPPLVGWMFMDSVMLGSLTVYRRLLSEHVFNVEPPGTDVTASSPGTAPKGHTALPSFGHGIAGILAGSTVSFIAAPVEHVKARLQIQYAAQKADRLYAGPIDCLRKIYRYHGIKGVYHGLSATLLFRGFFFCWWGSYDILSRQLREKTNLSAPAVNFWAGGLSAQVFWLTSYPSDVVKQRIMTDPLGGGLNDGVRRFPRWKDAAVAVYREGGWKGYWRGFVPCFLRAFPANAMALVAFEGVMRSLP; translated from the exons ATGGCTGCAGACGTGCAAGGGAAGAACATGTTGAGTGAGACAGAAACCATCAAGACAcaggaaaagaagacaagTCACGTCAGTGGTGGAAGCGGTGCACATGATTACAAAGGCTTCGTAGCGGGTGTCTTCAGCGGCATCGCCAAGCTCTCAG TTGGTCATCCATTTGACACTATCAAAGTCCGTCTACAAACGACAGACCCAAGTCGCTTCAGTGGCCCTTTGCAATGCGTCACACAGACTATTCGCAATGAGGGCTTTCGCGGGCTCTACAAAGGCGCAACACCGCCTTTGGTCGGATGGATGTTCATGGACTCGGTCATGTTGGGCTCGCTCACCGTCTATCGTCGTCTTCTCTCAGAACATGTCTTCAACGTTGAACCACCAGGAACCGATGTTACGGCATCTTCACCAGGCACAGCTCCAAAGGGTCACACAGCGCTACCTAGCTTCGGCCATGGTATCGCGGGAATATTGGCAGGCTCAACGGTGAGCTTCATCGCTGCACCAGTCGAGCACGTCAAAGCACGATTGCAGATCCAGTACGCGGCGCAAAAAGCCGACAGATTATACGCCGGGCCGATCGACTGTCTGCGTAAGATCTACCGATACCATGGTATCAAGGGTGTATATCATGGTCTCTCAGCGACGCTTCTCTTCAGGGgattcttcttctgctggtGGGGCAGCTACGATATCTTATCTCGACAACTACGCGAGAAGACAAACCTCAGCGCACCGGCAGTGAATTTCTGGGCGGGCGGCCTGAGTGCGCAGGTGTTTTGGTTGACTAGTTATCCGAGTGATGTAGTCAAACAGCGTATCATGACAGATCCGCTGGGAGGCGGGCTAAACGATGGAGTCAGGAGATTTCCTCGTTGGAAGGACGCAGCAGTTGCTGTGTATAGGGAGGGAGGTTGGAAGGGATACTGGCGAGGGTTTGTCCCATGTTTTCTGAGGGCGTTTCCGGCGAATGCCATGGCGTTGGTTGCTTTTGAGGGTGTCATGAGATCGTTGCCATGA